In Anoplopoma fimbria isolate UVic2021 breed Golden Eagle Sablefish chromosome 22, Afim_UVic_2022, whole genome shotgun sequence, a genomic segment contains:
- the xirp2a gene encoding LOW QUALITY PROTEIN: xin actin-binding repeat-containing protein 2 (The sequence of the model RefSeq protein was modified relative to this genomic sequence to represent the inferred CDS: inserted 1 base in 1 codon; deleted 1 base in 1 codon), whose amino-acid sequence MEIQSGNGEEVARAVSATSSFVSRSASGPPEDPVLREDLQAAKRIERFDIPLNNLKRMFEKPAAANTEVIAIHASSSRRVPSGSLTQADPSTDPTMAALSAGSEGRSTPGRPEDKAPGAEDQEGEPVSVKERLAMYQAAVSKKETGSSSSAAVMNESEACSLPGGLASVKKQFESQEFASSSSQSSVAQFHFEQRSVQETSSSSEVTVRSSVREVVPTTTLLHNQQEVIHDQRVHQNNVAASYGNHYNETVMLIGGEDLPKVSTQSLKQQYEKTIVEAAPAKEIKVDVDFNQFQWAPVNQSSKASTMTSYDTSSTLKTATRTASSVASASSLAYEMTDNFPPPPSNLLQETPYSVSPQPQELASQHKQAVTKEQYFKHKSTSELKRLYKHINPEVRKNLEEDFLNELTEAEKKDLECDEMVGEVQQACYMFENDGNGSSKCSSPDREYVEWDEILKGEVQSMRWMFENKPLDAIKDDNPDEEEVGYIAQQEIIAGKDVRQTAWMFETRPIDALGTEATDSTEQSQKLADLARGDVRTATWLFETQPLDYLNKIYQEDEQETDVVVTKSITGGDVKTARYLFETQHLDSLGKTETIEESHFLNLKSELEETKGDVKTTTRMFETQPMCVIRGDSGEMLEITTIRREETEKGDVKTSRWMFETQPLDIINKDPAMVKLICGISMEDNIQGGVNKGRWLFETKTLDTIKDEEWDSSRKQKEDIIGADVRKHCLVFETQSMDTLKDNANARPLASEEIVGGDVQSAKHLFETVPMEDLKELLEVGKLKKMVASEEEKGDVRHQKWVFESQPLENIREEKKEITRTVNVEALDKIDVTNYKEKFESMDLSKCEGTQRIQVEGVTSGSVRSNRVLFESTPMYAMQDSSGHYHEVRTVRRDEIVKGDVRSCRWMFETRPIDEFDESINKFQIIKGISKQEVESGDVKTAKWLFETQPLDAIKSSSHFEDEEHISKEGFEIEKGDVKTCRWLFETQPMDALYEKVEKSEADVEEVQKGDVKTCTWLFETQTLDNIRDHTESETILKTCTVKQDDVQGKDVRLARFLFETENLENITGEDVGSFRRVTEIDIHSGDVSRMKCVFENRSSDIMSSTSVETMQRLKTQQAEDIQKGDVMNCTWMFEHNPIDAIRDDTEEAKESRTVIDVQGGDVDKGRFIFETYSLDKIKEESTETDISKITSIFRDEVERGDVKNYTMMFETQPLYAIRDKEGHYHEVTTVTKEEIIRGDVVGARWQFETKPLDSIRDSEEVYVIKAVTEEGINKGDVNSARWRFETQPLDEITEEIKVRSKTVADIQGGDVKTNKHRFETDEMSQRYIRTVSVSEIQKGDVRSATWMFEKRTIDEIHGEGAEYDGMERVTKEEVMKGDVKQSVWLFEKQPLDSIKETDGTELVVTKEEIPQADVKSTTWLFETTPFHEFNESSTKKTEIFGKSIKDTLEELYCQKMVESQGVLIEADEIGDIRMAKYKLMNQEAPQIQREEILRGDLSNIMMNLLDRREITERGITIDSEERGNINTTVKQLFSQERGINVEKEEIVRGDIQEAVNNLLKSEGSSKRGILIQEDEKGDVRMTIYSLLNKGERASMEKEDIIQGNVSRTLQRLLSNSGGEDSKKIRVGETERGNVSFYSTCIESGALDYLKQLQYEPGEAQEEVRKENIIGVDIQETKILLRKNQQQIGRTVAEDDIVPGDVHSNVKVFMTEPAVTYRNLEKKDIVKGDLNAALDSLTQAVNQKVVIEKEEVVKGDIPTTLRSLEEAQHQAKEMEKPEIVRGDIRGALESLEKSATTNTEATVEDLVPGDIKGTLKSLEEAKQAVKEVEKEEILKGDIHTTMQSLHEATSEKKVYQHQVSEQGDVKGTIQLLLEPTTSSRLQRRGSIEGDVKTSIKCLYEGQEATQMEKEEVVKGDVRGAIKNLMHKKQYSNPKRMHPPKKAKVPVKNPLTTKQAEHECLHECLHEAKSESVAVNPAPAVKKLSQSGESQKHTQRLNESKSVKTQVITQEAHSVTVAKTDNTTGASQQKSMKEQKQQVLPPQKIQAPKPITIKNKQMTNNDQTETKAADVNVMKEVQNVSQTNISNKQVCETKSIKQMQTTVTEKTVVRKQTVTEQMSQQQTESKALTQKHNMKNMKSEHRNLDMRGKVVIKKAKPEIHXPPPPSSPPPPSESELSLPPPPSPVLEGPASPPSIMTQDSDLPPPPPPPPMECKSEPEFFPPPPPPPPPPSVGSQDFLPPPPSQQELYAMPPATKLGKPIGKPLFKVPKQPETQKQPVQVKPKWQKKQPTPPPPPPPPPPPQLPPAQAETWSTERKEEAKVQEVKKETTQQIETSKQIQSELTAVSPTRIPSIPAVKPMQRESPKPPKKSFVPPIKLPPPPEPAPAPKPRPFARKFKTPLMLAEEKYRQQLEKEEMERSNVTTPTSPPINILSSAASPELHAAQSTETKEATEETKAKSEEAKTVSKEVILPAKKIPSQIPLSKPLISVLNKKSASGSSLSVDKKQVASEHSEKIASTDVVNKSQTAAKQQTVSVSQASNIENQSCSNVVTTSVTEQQQFIKKSSTRSIAATHSAVQENVNVQSHTAVTLKAEDVKNINAAPTQEGKMSPSQPTKIPKVTPSFKVKTFKMPTEKKEEKSETHLQQEKSSVSQKSETNVIQKSNQLTSARTEMKTEMKVKEKKSHVTPPIKEVEVEAHVKKGEQVQKNETDVKLSPSVTVLLPKVAKITSAATHQGQGRVSISHSQQSIKAEHIQQHEEVVVTESVVRQRFQKQEAVHMQQQIKVQAAEASKTQIKAVKSKGEPEGVSVPGMGKIARKDEIHSEEITVLEKCNAMQKLLAQMKELEGTPSKIDSNAVRMIISELPDWAMGSDEKKNLSEIAKRQSKKKLKEMMVYVGNICHAKLTFLEESSKAVEKQGHEKEAPPTPPKPDKSVLNAATAKISKISIGSSKSEKKLVEEKMSLQERKMHQELRDTPNQRVSSPLASIRTPSPTFISIESRRIDSPLGVTPSPPPYKAVGTPTPPPRKSYTPTSTFSRATPSPTMSRSEKLMKLRDTTSKLSRGMTPPPPMPAAECFAAEREQSSPFSDRGTPIEIQEQGSADMAEMVDSMMTVRDKKSFFEEAQKLEVSRMYMRKDPIDIPERLGPDAEEGAEAVTIDLMKEDRPRVDLSKLVNRFESPQPKVFARKEPIVITERLGSDTEDAEADPPRTEEIHSFNVKAIKDVFETGEHSSQAARELREQIERREPESAHSEAAGHSETTVVTEQFCIIDGSTSEATSEMRPGSSLTRGNPPSYADVVRGAVPTVAVPPEASTEELLRNFQQSWAESQGVFQNLGFSVTEQRTSQFVTHQQATVVTENSSSRVRTVSGVSEEGLPDGVADRRQTQLP is encoded by the exons ctgCAGGCAGCGAAGGTAGATCCACGCCTGGACGTCCAGAGGACAAGGCCCCGGGTGCCGAGGACCAGGAGGGAGAGCCGGTGTCGGTGAAGGAGCGACTGGCGATGTATCAGGCCGCTGTGTCCAAAAAGGAAACGGGCAGTTCCTCCTCTGCCGCG GTGATGAATGAGTCGGAGGCCTGCTCGCTGCCCGGCGGCCTGGCCAGCGTGAAGAAACAGTTCGAGAGCCAGGAGTTTGCCTCTTCGTCCTCGCAGTCCAGCGTCGCCCAGTTCCACTTCGAGCAGAGATCGGTCCAG GAGACGTCTAGCTCCTCAGAGGTGACGGTGAGAAGCAGTGTCAGAGAGGTCGTCCCCACCACAACCCTCCTTCACAATCAACAAGAG GTGATCCATGATCAAAGAGTGCACCAGAACAATGTGGCTGCCAGTTACGGGAACCATTACAATGAAACAG TTATGCTCATTGGAGGAGAGGACTTACCAAAGGTTTCCACTCAGTCTTTGAAGCAGCAGTATGAAAAAACTATTGTGGAAGCCGCACCAGCCAAGGAAATTAAG GTTGATGTGGATTTCAACCAGTTTCAATGGGCACCAGTGAATCAGTCCTCCAAAGCTTCAACCATGACAAGCTATGACACCTCTTCCACCTTAAAGACTGCCACTCGCACTGCCTCATCAGTAGCGTCTGCCTCGTCATTGGCTTATGAGATGACGGATAATTTCCCTCCTCCGCCCTCAAACCTGTTACAGGAAACCCCTTACTCTGTCTCTCCCCAGCCTCAGGAGCTAGCCTCCCAACATAAGCAGGCTGTTACTAAGGAGCAGTACTTTAAACACAAGAGTACATCTGAACTAAAGCGCCTCTACAAGCACATCAATCCAGAAGTCCGCAAGAACCTGGAGGAGGACTTCTTGAATGAGCTCACCGAAGCAGAAAAGAAGGACTTGGAATGCGATGAAATGGTCGGAGAGGTCCAGCAGGCATGCTATATGTTTGAAAATGACGGCAATGGCTCAAGTAAGTGTTCCAGCCCTGACAGAGAGTATGTGGAATGGGATGAGATCCTCAAAGGCGAAGTGCAGTCCATGCGCTGGATGTTCGAAAACAAGCCGCTAGATGCGATCAAAGACGACAACCCAGATGAAGAAGAGGTGgggtatatcgcccagcaggaAATCATCGCCGGCAAAGATGTCCGACAAACAGCTTGGATGTTCGAGACTCGGCCCATTGATGCTCTGGGGACAGAGGCTACTGATTCAACTGAGCAGTCACAGAAATTGGCTGATCTGGCGAGAGGGGATGTCCGCACTGCCACGTGGCTTTTTGAGACGCAGCCACTCGATTACCTGAATAAGATCTACCAAGAAGACGAGCAGGAGACGGACGTTGTCGTCACCAAAAGCATCACCGGTGGTGATGTGAAAACCGCCAGATATCTCTTTGAGACGCAGCATCTGGATTCCCTGggtaaaacagaaacaattgAGGAGAGCCACTTCCTGAACCTGAAGTCTGAGCTGGAGGAGACCAAAGGGGATGTGAAGACAACCACTCGCATGTTTGAGACCCAGCCCATGTGTGTCATCAGGGGGGATTCGGGAGAGATGCTGGAGATCACCACCATTCGCAGGGAGGAGACCGAGAAAGGAGACGTCAAGACTTCACGCTGGATGTTTGAAACCCAGCCTCTGGATATCATTAACAAAGACCCTGCGATGGTGAAGCTGATATGTGGCATATCCATGGAAGACAACATCCAAGGCGGTGTGAACAAAGGTAGGTGGCTTTTTGAGACCAAGACTCTTGACACCATTAAGGATGAGGAATGGGACAGTTCCAGGAAGCAAAAGGAAGACATAATCGGTGCTGATGTGAGGAAGCACTGTCTGGTTTTCGAGACTCAGTCTATGGATACTCTGAAAGACAACGCCAATGCTAGACCTTTAGCTTCAGAGGAGATTGTAGGAGGAGATGTTCAATCAGCCAAACATCTGTTTGAAACCGTACCCATGGAAGATCTGAAAGAACTGCTCGAAGTGGGAAAACTTAAGAAAATGGTTGCATCTGAAGAAGAAAAGGGCGACGTGAGGCATCAAAAGTGGGTCTTTGAGAGCCAGCCACTGGAGAATATaagggaagagaagaaggagattACAAGAACGGTGAACGTCGAAGCTCTTGACAAAATAGATGTGACAAATTACAAAGAAAAGTTTGAAAGTATGGATTTAAGTAAGTGTGAAGGAACACAGAGAATTCAAGTTGAAGGTGTCACAAGTGGATCCGTCAGATCCAACAGAGTTCTGTTTGAATCCACCCCTATGTATGCTATGCAAGACAGCTCCGGTCATTACCACGAGGTTAGGACCGTGAGGCGTGATGAGATCGTGAAGGGAGACGTGCGCAGCTGCAGATGGATGTTTGAAACACGTCCTATTGATGAGTTTGATGAAAGCATCAATAAGTTTCAGATCATAAAAGGGATATCCAAGCAGGAGGTCGAGTCAGGGGATGTCAAAACAGCCAAGTGGTTGTTTGAAACTCAACCGCTAGATGCCATTAAATCTTCCAGTCATTTTGAGGATGAAGAACATATATCTAAGGAAGGTTTTGAAATTGAGAAAGGGGACGTTAAGACCTGCAGGTGGCTATTTGAGACTCAACCAATGGACGCTCTGTATGAAAAGGTTGAAAAGAGCGAGGCTGATGTCGAGGAAGTTCAAAAGGGTGACGTCAAAACATGCACCTGGCTCTTTGAGACCCAGACACTTGACAACATTCGCGATCATACGGAGTCTGAGACCATTCTGAAAACCTGCACTGTAAAGCAAGACGATGTCCAAGGAAAAGACGTGCGACTGGCCCGCTTCCTTTTTGAAACTGAGAACCTTGAAAATATCACAGGTGAGGATGTCGGTTCTTTCAGGAGGGTTACAGAAATCGATATCCATTCAGGTGATGTTTCCAGGATGAAGTGCGTCTTTGAGAATCGCTCCTCTGACATTATGAGCTCCACCTCTGTGGAAACAATGCAGAGGCTGAAGACGCAGCAGGCCGAGGACATCCAGAAGGGAGACGTGATGAACTGTACCTGGATGTTTGAGCATAATCCAATCGATGCCATCCGTGACGATACTGAGGAGGCGAAGGAAAGTCGCACTGTGATTGACGTTCAGGGCGGTGACGTTGATAAGGGTCGCTTCATTTTCGAGACCTACTCTCTGGATAAAATTAAAGAGGAGTCCACTGAGACTGACATTTCTAAAATCACTAGTATCTTTAGAGATGAAGTAGAGAGAGGGGATGTGAAAAATTACACCATGATGTTTGAAACTCAGCCGCTGTACGCAATCCGTGACAAAGAGGGCCATTATCATGAAGTGACTACAGTTACCAAGGAAGAAATCATTAGAGGAGACGTGGTGGGGGCTCGATGGCAGTTTGAGACAAAGCCTCTGGATTCAATTAGAGATTCCGAGGAGGTCTATGTTATCAAAGCTGTGACTGAGGAAGGCATCAACAAAGGGGATGTTAACAGTGCGAGGTGGAGGTTTGAAACTCAACCTCTGGATGAAATTACAGAGGAAATAAAAGTCAGGTCGAAAACAGTTGCAGATATCCAAGGCGGAGATGTGAAGACAAATAAGCATCGCTTTGAGACTGATGAGATGTCCCAAAGGTACATCAGAACTGTAAGTGTGAGCGAAATCCAGAAAGGCGATGTCAGATCTGCCACATGGATGTTTGAAAAGCGCACAATTGACGAGATCCACGGCGAAGGCGCAGAGTATGATGGCATGGAGAGAGTGACAAAAGAGGAAGTAATGAAAGGGGATGTCAAACAGTCTGTGTGGCTCTTTGAGAAGCAGCCCCTTGACAGTATCAAAGAGACTGACGGCACAGAGCTTGTTGTCACAAAGGAGGAAATCCCACAGGCCGATGTGAAATCGACAACATGGCTATTTGAAACCACTCCGTTCCATGAATTCAACGAGAGCAGCacgaaaaagacagaaatatttgGAAAAAGCATCAAAGACACACTTGAGGAGCTGTACTGTCAGAAAATGGTGGAATCACAAGGTGTTCTTATTGAGGCAGATGAGATTGGTGATATCCGCATGGCTAAGTACAAACTAATGAACCAGGAGGCTCCGCAAATCCAAAGAGAAGAGATTCTCAGAGGGGATCTGAGCAACATAATGATGAACCTCCTGGACCGCAGGGAGATCACTGAAAGGGGGATAACTATTGACAGCGAGGAGCGGGGCAACATCAACACCACAGTGAAGCAGCTATTCAGCCAGGAAAGGGGAATCAATGTGGAGAAAGAGGAAATTGTCCGCGGTGACATTCAAGAGGCCGTAAACAATCTGCTCAAGAGTGAGGGCTCCTCCAAGCGTGGCATTCTGATTCAAGAGGATGAGAAGGGTGACGTGAGGATGACTATCTACTCCCTCTTGAATAAAGGGGAGAGGGCTAGCATGGAGAAAGAGGATATCATTCAAGGGAACGTAAGCAGAACCCTTCAACGTCTTCTCTCCAACTCGGGAGGAGAAGACTCTAAAAAGATCAGGGTTGGAGAAACGGAAAGGGGTAACGTCAGCTTTTACTCCACATGCATTGAGTCGGGAGCCTTGGATTACCTGAAGCAGCTTCAGTACGAGCCTGGCGAAGCTCAGGAAGAAGTAAGAAAGGAGAATATCATAGGTGTTGACATTCAGGAGACCAAAATCTTGCTGCGGAAGAATCAGCAGCAGATTGGCCGCACAGTGGCGGAAGACGATATAGTCCCTGGTGACGTACACAGCAATGTGAAAGTCTTTATGACGGAGCCAGCTGTAACCTACAGAAACCTGGAGAAAAAGGATATTGTTAAAGGGGACCTCAACGCGGCCCTGGATTCACTGACCCAAGCCGTCAATCAGAAAGTAGTAatagagaaagaggaggtggtGAAGGGAGACATACCCACTACTCTGAGGTCTCTGGAGGAGGCCCAGCATCAAGCCAAAGAAATGGAAAAGCCTGAAATTGTCAGGGGAGATATCAGAGGTGCTCTCGAGTCCCTGGAGAAATCTGCAACCACCAATACAGAAGCTACAGTTGAAGATCTGGTGCCAGGTGATATCAAAGGGACACTGAAGTCCCTGGAGGAGGCCAAGCAAGCTGTGAAAGAGGTCGAAAAAGAGGAGATTCTTAAAGGGGATATCCACACGACCATGCAAAGTCTACACGAAGCAACGAGTGAGAAAAAGGTTTACCAGCATCAGGTGAGCGAACAAGGGGATGTTAAAGGCACCATTCAGCTCCTGCTTGAGCCAACGACCTCTTCCAGACTGCAGCGCAGGGGGAGCATCGAAGGAGACGTGAAAACATCTATAAAATGTCTCTATGAAGGACAGGAGGCAACACAAATGGAAAAGGAGGAAGTGGTTAAAGGGGACGTTCGAGGGGCAATTAAGAATCtaatgcataaaaaacaatattcgAATCCAAAACGCATGCATCCTCCAAAGAAAGCAAAAGTGCCCGTGAAGAATCCATTAACTACAAAGCAAGCGGAGCATGAATGCTTACATGAATGCTTACATGAAGCCAAGAGTGAGAGTGTAGCAGTCAATCCAGCCCCCGCTGTTAAAAAGCTCTCTCAGAGCGGTGAGtcacagaagcacacacagaGGCTCAACGAAAGCAAATCAGTGAAAACTCAGGTAATAACCCAAGAGGCTCACTCTGTTACTGTAGCCAAAACAGATAATACCACTGGGGCCTCTCAGCAGAAGAGCATGAAAGAACAGAAGCAGCAAGTGCTGCCCCCACAGAAAATACAAGCTCCTAAGCCTATTACGataaagaataaacaaatgaCTAATAATGATCAAACAGAGACCAAAGCTGCTGACGTGAATGTGATGAAAGAGGTGCAAAACGTATCACAGACCAACATTTCAAACAAGCAAGTGTGCgaaacaaaatcaatcaaacagATGCAGACTACAGTGACGGAGAAAACTGTTGTTCGTAAGCAAACCGTGACGGAGCAAATGTCTCAACAGCAAACGGAGAGTAAGGCGCTCACACAAAAGCATAACATGAAAAATATGAAGAGTGAACACCGTAACCTCGACATGAGAGGGAAAGTTGTGATCAAAAAGGCGAAGCCAGAGATTc ttccccctcctccctcttcacCACCTCCCCCCTCAGAGTCGGAGCTCTCCCTCCCACCGCCACCTTCGCCGGTGCTGGAGGGCCCAGCGTCCCCACCTTCTATCATGACGCAGGACAGCGAcctcccacctccaccacctccgcCTCCCATGGAGTGCAAGTCTGAGCCTGaatttttccctcctcctccgcctcctccgcctccaccCTCTGTGGGCAGCCAAGATTTTCTCCCACCGCCTCCGTCACAGCAAGAGCTTTATGCAATGCCTCCCGCCACAAAGCTGGGCAAGCCGATCGGCAAGCCTTTATTCAAAGTGCCCAAGCAACCAGAAACACAGAAGCAGCCTGTACAAGTTAAACCCAAATGGCAGAAAAAGCagccaactcctcctcctcctccaccgccaccaccaccacctcagcTCCCCCCCGCTCAAGCAGAAACGTGGTCAACAGAGCGTAAAGAAGAAGCTAAAGTTCAGGAAGTGAAAAAGGAAACTACCCAACAGATTGAAACAAGCAAGCAGATTCAGTCTGAATTAACAGCAGTGTCACCAACAAGAATACCAAGCATCCCAGCTGTGAAACCAATGCAAAGAGAGAGCCCAAAGCCACCTAAAAAAAGCTTTGTCCCTCCTATTAAACTGCCTCCACCTCCCGAACCCGCTCCAGCCCCTAAGCCTAGACCTTTTGCCCGCAAATTTAAAACCCCTCTCATGCTTGCAGAGGAAAAGTACCGCCAGCAACTGGAGAAAGAAGAAATGGAGAGGAGTAATGTCACCACTCCCACTTCTCCACCAATTAAtattctctcctctgctgccagTCCTGAGCTTCATGCAGCACAGAGCACAGAGACAAAAGAGGCCACGGAAGAGACAAAGGCAAAGAGCGAAGAAGCTAAAACTGTTTCCAAAGAAGTAATATTGCCTGCCAAGAAAATCCCTTCCCAGATCCCTTTGAGCAAACCCTTGATCTCAGTTTTAAATAAGAAATCGGCATCTGGGTCTTCACTGTCGGTGGATAAAAAACAAGTTGCCAGCGAGCACTCAGAAAAAATTGCCTCGACTGATGTCGTTAACAAGAGTCAAACCGCAGCCAAGCAGCAGACCGTTTCTGTTTCTCAGGCCTCCAATATTGAAAACCAGTCATGCTCGAATGTGGTCACTACTTCAGTCacggagcagcagcagtttattAAGAAATCCAGCACCAGGTCTATCGCTGCCACACATAGTGCTGTCcaggaaaatgtaaatgtccaaAGCCACACTGCGGTCACATTGAAAGCTGAGGATGTGAAGAATATCAATGCGGCTCCGACACAGGAGGGGAAAATGAGTCCCTCTCAACCCACTAAAATTCCAAAGGTTACTCCCAGTTTCAAGGTGAAAACCTTTAAGATGCcaacagagaagaaagaggagaaaagtgaAACGCATTTACAGCAAGAGAAAAGCTCTGTGTCAcagaaaagtgaaacaaacGTGATTCAGAAGAGCAACCAGCTTACGTCAGCAAGAACTgagatgaaaacagaaatgaaagtaaaggagaagaaaagccaTGTGACCCCACCCATAAAGGAAGTTGAGGTGGAGGCTCACGTTAAAAAGGGAGAGCAGGTGCAAAAGAATGAGACTGACGTAAAGCTGTCACCATCCGTTACTGTTTTACTGCCTAAGGTGGCCAAGATAACATCTGCAGCAACTCATCAAGGACAAGGCCGTGTATCCATCTCCCACAGTCAGCAGAGCATAAAGGCAGAGCACATCCAGCAACACGAGGAGGTGGTGGTGACTGAGAGTGTGGTACGGCAACGCTTTCAGAAACAAGAGGCCGTTCAcatgcaacaacaaataaaggTACAAGCAGCGGAAGCGAGTAAAACACAGATAAAGGCGGTGAAGTCAAAAGGCGAGCCTGAGGGTGTTTCTGTACCAGGGATGGGCAAAATAGCCCGTAAAGACGAG ATTCATTCAGAAGAAATCACAGTTTTGGagaaatgtaatgcaatgcagAAGCTCCTCGCTCAAATGAAAGAGCTCGAAGGCACACCGAGCAAAATAGACTCCAACGCTGTCAGGATGATTATAAGCGAACTCCCTGACTGGGCGATGGGCTCGGATGAGAAAAAGAATTTAAGCGAAATTGCTAAACGGCAAAGTAAGAAAAAGCTGAAAGAGATGATGGTCTATGTGGGGAATATTTGTCATGCAAAGCTCACATTTTTGGAGGAGAGCTCGAAGGCTGTGGAGAAGCAGGGTCATGAAAAAGAAGCACCGCCAACGCCTCCAAAACCAGACAAGAGTGTTTTGAATGCAGCGACTGCAAAGATATCTAAGATCAGCATCGGCTCGTCCAAAAGTGAAAAGAAGCTGGTGGAAGAGAAGATGTCACTtcaagagagaaaaatgcatCAGGAGCTGAGGGACACGCCCAATCAGAGGGTGTCCTCCCCTTTGGCCAGCATCCGCACTCCGTCACCCACTTTTATAAGTATCGAGTCAAGGAGGATAGACTCGCCGCTCGGAGTCACCCCTTCACCTCCACCTTACAAGGCAGTCGGTACACCTACGCCGCCTCCTCGCAAGTCATACACGCCCACATCGACCTTCAGCCGGGCCACGCCGTCCCCTACCATGAGCCGCTCCGAGAAGCTGATGAAACTGAGGGACACCACCTCCAAGCTTTCTCGCGGCATGACCCCTCCGCCTCCCATGCCGGCGGCGGAGTGTTTTGCAGCTGAGAGAGAGCAATCGTCCCCATTTAGCGACAGGGGGACTCCGATAGAGATACAGGAGCAAGGGTCGGCTGACATGGCAGAAATGGTGGACTCCATGATGACCGTGAGGGATAAAAAGTCTTTCTTCGAGGAGGCGCAGAAGTTGGAGGTGAGCAGGATGTACATGCGGAAGGACCCCATCGACATCCCTGAACGTTTGGGGCCTGACGCCGAGGAAGGCGCCGAGGCCGTGACGATAGACCTCATGAAAGAGGATCGCCCAAGAGTTGATCTCTCTAAGCTGGTGAACAGATTTGAATCTCCACAACCAAAAGTCTTCGCAAGAAAAGAGCCTATTGTCATCACGGAGAGGCTGGGGAGTGATACAGAGGATGCGGAGGCTGACCCACCGAGAACCGAAGAAATCCACTCGTTCAACGTAAAGGCGATAAAGGATGTGTTTGAGACCGGAGAGCACAGTTCTCAGGCAGCCCGGGAGCTCAGAGAACAAATAGAAAGAAGAGAACCCGAGTCAGCCCACTCCGAGGCGGCGGGTCACTCGGAAACGACAGTGGTCACCGAGCAATTCTGCATCATCGACGGCTCGACGAGCGAGGCGACCAGTGAGATGCGTCCCGGGAGCTCCCTGACCCGCGGCAACCCTCCGTCCTACGCCGACGTGGTGAGAGGCGCGGTTCCAACGGTCGCCGTGCCCCCCGAGGCCTCCACCGAGGAGCTGCTGAGAAACTTCCAGCAGTCGTGGGCCGAGAGCCAAGGGGTTTTCCAGAACCTGGGTTTCAGTGTCACGGAGCAGAGGACCTCGCAGTTCGTAACGCACCAGCAGGCTACCGTCGTGACGG AAAATTCGAGTTCCAGAGTCCGAACTGTGTCGGGTGTGTCGGAAGAGGGTTTACCCGATGGAGTCGCTGATCGCAGACAAACACAACTTCCATAG